A stretch of the Macaca thibetana thibetana isolate TM-01 chromosome X, ASM2454274v1, whole genome shotgun sequence genome encodes the following:
- the LOC126945973 gene encoding divergent paired-related homeobox-like encodes MFTEKLLEDLNSFFNENLYPNPSLQWASKIEIHPTVLEVWFENHRAKLKKAKCEHVQQKQETQQPSIPEGEVKTSAGLRNTDTLLRFPNAVHPIGLVYMNLRAPSFLLILYPNLKVPTNDFPGQKNCPFWLLPKS; translated from the coding sequence ATGTTCACTGAGAAACTACTGGAAGATTTGAACAGCTTTTTCAATGAGAACCTATACCCAAACCCCAGCCTTCAGTGGGCTTCGAAAATCGAAATACATCCAACAGTACTGGAGGTCTGGTTCGAGAACCACAGAGCAAAACTTAAGAAAGCAAAATGCGAGCATGTTCAGCAAAAACAAGAAACTCAACAACCATCAATACCAGAGGGCGAAGTCAAGACCAGTGCTGGCCTGAGAAATACAGACACGCTACTCAGATTCCCCAATGCTGTTCATCCTATCGGCCTGGTGTATATGAATCTTCGGGCACCCTCATTCCTACTCATTCTGTACCCCAACCTTAAGGTCCCTACAAATGACTTCCCTGGCCAAAAAAATTGTCCATTTTGGCTGCTGCCAAAATCCTAA